Below is a window of Plasmodium gaboni strain SY75 chromosome 11, whole genome shotgun sequence DNA.
aaatatatatatatatatatatatatataatttatcaatttatatctttttaggtttaaaattataatatgcAGCTAATATATAAGCACAACCAATAAGGTgatatgttatattataacagTTATGTGCCTTCtcaataaaaataaatatgatgttaattgttttaatatactaatatataatatgcaataatatatatatatatatatatatatatatgtattaatttAACCTTTGATGTATACACAATGAGTAAACTTAAAAATGAcatgtttttatataaaaagaagagaaaattttattataagaaGAGTTCCAGGTTTGTAAGATTTTTGTACAGTTTTGTGAAGTGGTATAAAATGGAAAGAGTAGTTGGTCCTGTATggataaataaatattcatcaataatatattttttaatgtttttatttatattaaatttatcAGTTGgtattttaatattaatattaagTTCACAATATATAGAATGTAGAATAccatatgaatataaagGTGAAACCTATACAAAATATTCAATTATAAAAGTAACCCCAGAACAATGTAAAGGTCAAAAgaatttaaaagaattaaatggtaatataaatgtacATTATGAAATTCTTGGAATAGAACAAAATCATTATAAATTTGTTAGTGGTATGAAAAAAGAACAGTTGAAtggaaatatatttttaaataaagaagaattAGAAGAATGTTATCCTTTAATTACATTTTCCgaaggaaaaaaaaaaaaaaaattattacatCCATGTGGTATATTCCCAtggaatatatttacagatagttatattttttatgataaaGAACCAGATGAAGTTCCTTTTCCAACACCATTACcattaaaacaaaatgtagaagatataacaataaaatattatagacaattttttaaaaatcCAACACCTCAAAatatacaattatataaagatcatatatatttctgGATGGATCCAGACATACAATATGAACGATTAcaagaaaataaagaaacAAATGAAAAGTTACTTGTCTTACCACAAacattaaaatataatcaaGCAGGAAAAGCTATAGAAAACAGCCATTTTATTAATTGGATGATACCATCTGCActtaattatattaaacGTTTATATGgtaaattatatatacctttgaaatttcctttttatatttatatagaaaataatttcaaAATTAATGATACAAAAATTATTGTTCTTTCAACTTCGcaatattatataagaaCATTCTTAATTGgtttcatttttataatcatttCGATCATTGCTTTGatattatgtattttttatcttatAAGAATGAATAAGCatgaaaataaatgaaatagtacgctaaaaaaaaaaaataataaataaatatatatatatatatatattgtaaatgtcgtcatatattttttaaaaaatgatttcttatttgattttcaaaatttttaaaatgtgTTATTTTGATACCCCTTTTATAACCAAACGAATTCATAAGAAAATTCAGACAAAATCGTTTCATcacatttaatatatataataatttttttttttattttgtctcaatatttataatctttgttgtatatttaattcttGTCTATTAAATGtcaattttttatttttttaaataaaacacAAAATAAATGAGATGAACAATAACAGAACAGATACACTTATATagttttatttattattatattatcatttattttttttttttattttttatttttttatttagCATGCATGTTATTTTACGATATTATATGCAACTATAAAAAGTTTTAAATAAACCAgttgatttttttttctgcATAAAAGATCaaattataaatgtatttGATGTTATATAAGTAAAACACATCACAGctaaaatatatatatatatatgtatatgtatatacCAGCTTATTAacaatttattatattttttcgAATTAAATCCACGGTTCTTTAATCAGTTCCCTTTTTTgcttttttaaatatacttgttatttaattatatatatatatatatattttttttttttcttttttaatgtgcatgttatttaaatattaaaaggTGTGTTGACAAAGAgaaaaatcaaaaaaaataataaataaataatataaattgATCTAGGTATACAAAATTCTCAACCTCCTGTTAATTTTGAATAGTTGAAGAAAAGaacattatattattcaaattttttcctttttctacataaaaatatatggtttataacatatatttttttttatttccacattaaaaaaaaaaaaaaaaagcaaaAAGTTTTAATGTATTCGTCTATAATTGAGaattacaaataaataaatatgtaataaatatatttattttatatatagatataatttatctgtttataatattattgaaagtctcttttttttttttttgtttttttttatctttttcatattttctcatattttatcaattttgatttattttatatgatcaCATAAATGtgtttaaatatttttttcatattttatacttattaatatatatattttatgtgAACTGTTATGGGTAGAATATTTACACAgtttaaataaaacaacTTTCCtcttatataaattaaaaaaaaaataatatatatatatatttaaatttatgAATTAACAAGTTCAATGATTTTCCAATTTTTCATTTCgtgttatttattttatattattatatgaattaatttaatttggttctattttattttatttgttttcGTAGTGGTAAATTAATCCCTTGTTCTGTATATATAGCATGCAGTaagggaaaaaaaaaaaaaaaaaaaattgtcAGAAAAACAGATCATTTtgtttaaataaatatatatatatatatatattaatattttgtgtttctcttttttatattcgATGGGattttttgattttattcgataattatatgtaataaatatattaaaaatatattaaattaaaaaaatatataataatatataaataaatatattataatatatatatatatatataatatatataacacCTTGTTTTGAAAACTTTACACAAACGTTATACGTACACaggttttttttttttttttttttttttatgtatttttttttatttaatttttttttagattttttttttaaatattaaaaaaaaaaaaaaaaaaaaaaaatatataaNNNNNNNNNNNNNNNNNNNNNNNNNNNNNNNNNNNNNNNNNNNNNNNNNNNNNNNNNNNNNNNNNNNNNNNNNNNNNNNNNNNNNNNNNNNNNNNNNNNNtttaaaaaaaatagatatatCCGTTATTAGatctttaattttattatattttttattttaatataattttaaaaatataataatttatttgataattTTTCACATTAATGTATACTTgttataaattataaaaaaatgaaaaaattatactgtgtattattattgaGCGCCTTTGAGTTTACTTATATGCTAAACTTTGGAAGAGGAGAGGAAAATAGGGACGAGTCATTACGTCAACTTGTTGATGTGTTTCGTTCAATCAACAATCATAATGAAAATTCATTAGATGAACAAAATCCATTAGGAAACCAAGAATCATCAAATCACCAAGATTTATTAAATCACCAAAACACCCATCACGTACCACATGaacaaaatttatattcaaGTAATGAGGAAGTAGAAAGAAGTAATCATATGAGTAATCCATGGACCGAATATATGgcaaaatataatattgaagAAGTTCATGGTTCAGGTATAAGAGTAGATTTAGGAGAAGATGTTGAAGTAGCTGGAACTCAATATAGAGTTCCATCAGGTAAATGTCCAGTATTTGGTAAGGGTATAATTATTGAAAATACAAATACTAGTTTTTTAAAACCTGTAGCTACTGGAAATCAAAATTTGAAAGATGGAGGTTTTGCTTTTCCCTCAACAAATCCTCCTATTTCACCAATGTTAATAGAGAATATTAGACATTCTTATAGatataatgaagaaatgaaaaatttaGATGATGTGACTTTATGTTCAAGACATGCAGGAACTATTGTACCAGATAATGATCAAAATtcaaattataaatatccAGCTGtttatgatgaaaaaaataaaacgTGTTACATATTATACATTGCAGCTCAAGAAAATAATGGTCCTAGATATTGTAATAAGgatgaaaataatagaAACAGCATGTTTTGTTTTAGACCAGCAAAAGATAATTCATTTCAAaactatatatatctaaGTAAAAATGTAGTTGAGAACTGGAAATCTGTTTGTCCtcataaaaatgtatatgaTGCAAAATTCGGTTTATGGGTAGATGGAAATTGTGAAGAAATACCACATGTAAATGAGTTCCCAGCTAATGATCTTTCTGAATGTAATAAACTAGTCTTTGAATTAAGTGCTTCGGATCAACCTAAACAATATGAACCAAATTTAACTGATTATCAAAAAATTCAAGAAGGATTCgtaaataataatcttAATATGATCAAAAGTGCTTTTCTTCCCACTGGTGCTTTTAATGCAGATAGATATAAAAGTCATGGTAAAGGTTATAATTGGGGAAATTATAATAGAATAACCCAAAGATGTGAAATTTTTAATGTTAAACCAACATGTTTAATTAATACTTCTTCCTATATTGCTACTACTGCTTTGTCCCATCCCACAGAAATTGAACGCAGTTTCCCATgttcaatatataaagatgAAATAAAGAAAGAAATCGAAAGAGAATCAAGActaattaatttaaatgataataatgaaggGAATGGAAAAATTATAGCTCCaagaatttttatttcaaatGATATAGATAGTTTAAAATGCCCATGTGCCCCAGAAATGGTAAGTCATAGTACATGTAATTTCTATGTATGTAGATGTGTAGAAAGAAGAGCAGAAGTAACATCAAATAATGAAGTTGTAGTTaaagaagaatataaaaatgaatatgatTATATGCATGAAAATAAACCAACGTATggaaaaatgaaaattaCAATTGCAGCATCAGTTGCTATCTTTATATTAGCAGCTATTTTAATGGTTTATctttataaaagaaaaggaaatacagagaaatatgataaaatgGATCAACCACAACATTATGGTAAAACAAAATCAAGAAATGATGAAATGTTAGATCCTGAGGCATCTTTTTGGGGTGAAGAAAAAAGAGCGTCACATACAACACCAGTTCTAATGGAAAAACCATActattaaaatattaactATAATAATTGCAACGTGTGATATAATTAGTCTCTCTCTGATTcttaacatatataaataaataaataaatatatatatatatatatatatatatatatatatatttatgtttctatgatttcttcatatttattttttgttttaaaaacacaaaaaaataattcacTAAATATGCATTTTATCTTGtttctttaatatatgttttatgTGTTACACGAATTAAATAAAGgaatatacatatatatatatatatatatatatatatatatattatttgctaatttatttatcttttttattttttccttaaCCAATTTGATGTTGTGACTTTAAAGTTAAAGCATCATGATGTACATTCTCCTTTTACTCCGTAaaaattgttatatatatatatatatatatatatatatgtataacatatttttgtttatgcttttaaaatttttaatatgttttcttttcttaaaaataatattatttaaaacatttaatatatatatatatatttatatgtacatatatattttttttttttttctaactttaatgtaataattaataataactttaaatttataaatattgatactttttatttttttgttttccGTGCCATTTATAAAATAGGCACACATATAacaaattttatatatcataaaatatatatattataaaattgtcccttaaataaatatatatgattagaatattataaacttggtttattaaaaaataaaattacaATGAAGGgttcataaatatattatggGGAAATGTGttcaataatatatgtCCATTATAGGTGAAATTAAaggatatataaattataaataaataaataaacatatatatatatatatatatatatatatatattatgttataatttttttaaccatatttataaaattataaggCATATgacattatatatataattacaaaaaagaaaaaaaaaaaaaaaaaatggcTTTGTAGTTATTCCTTCTCCTTTGAgttacatttattttattttattttttacaaaagAATGCAAACAAATTACAATGaaataagaaaattatttaattattatatcagAGAATATTACTATCAAAAGTCGAAAGGAAgttattttgttcattttaaaaaaccaggtatattatttatgtccttaaaatgttataagagaaaaaaaatgtacTATCCTTGCATATACGATTGGtattttgataatttaaataatgtcaaaaaaaataaagatatatttcaatataaaaacgaatataatataaaaaatatatactcacataaaatatgtagagaaaaagaaaatatagagaaaaataattcatatgTAGAAAcagataatatatatttgaataaatCAGAAGAAGaattacaaaatatttataaaagtagtaatttatattataatataaatcctatttatttatctaaaatatgtttatacaatttaaatgaatatcatattttatattcaaataattattatgatgCATTTActcaata
It encodes the following:
- a CDS encoding putative LEM3/CDC50 family protein codes for the protein MSKLKNDMFLYKKKRKFYYKKSSRFVRFLYSFVKWYKMERVVGPVWINKYSSIIYFLMFLFILNLSVGILILILSSQYIECRIPYEYKGETYTKYSIIKVTPEQCKGQKNLKELNGNINVHYEILGIEQNHYKFVSGMKKEQLNGNIFLNKEELEECYPLITFSEGKKKKKLLHPCGIFPWNIFTDSYIFYDKEPDEVPFPTPLPLKQNVEDITIKYYRQFFKNPTPQNIQLYKDHIYFWMDPDIQYERLQENKETNEKLLVLPQTLKYNQAGKAIENSHFINWMIPSALNYIKRLYGKLYIPLKFPFYIYIENNFKINDTKIIVLSTSQYYIRTFLIGFIFIIISIIALILCIFYLIRMNKHENK
- a CDS encoding apical membrane antigen 1 encodes the protein MKKLYCVLLLSAFEFTYMLNFGRGEENRDESLRQLVDVFRSINNHNENSLDEQNPLGNQESSNHQDLLNHQNTHHVPHEQNLYSSNEEVERSNHMSNPWTEYMAKYNIEEVHGSGIRVDLGEDVEVAGTQYRVPSGKCPVFGKGIIIENTNTSFLKPVATGNQNLKDGGFAFPSTNPPISPMLIENIRHSYRYNEEMKNLDDVTLCSRHAGTIVPDNDQNSNYKYPAVYDEKNKTCYILYIAAQENNGPRYCNKDENNRNSMFCFRPAKDNSFQNYIYLSKNVVENWKSVCPHKNVYDAKFGLWVDGNCEEIPHVNEFPANDLSECNKLVFELSASDQPKQYEPNLTDYQKIQEGFVNNNLNMIKSAFLPTGAFNADRYKSHGKGYNWGNYNRITQRCEIFNVKPTCLINTSSYIATTALSHPTEIERSFPCSIYKDEIKKEIERESRLINLNDNNEGNGKIIAPRIFISNDIDSLKCPCAPEMVSHSTCNFYVCRCVERRAEVTSNNEVVVKEEYKNEYDYMHENKPTYGKMKITIAASVAIFILAAILMVYLYKRKGNTEKYDKMDQPQHYGKTKSRNDEMLDPEASFWGEEKRASHTTPVLMEKPYY